The following is a genomic window from SAR202 cluster bacterium.
CGGCGGCGTGGTTGACGCTGCCGGAGCCCTGGAAGAGCAGGCACTTGAAGAAGGCGTGAGTGAACAGGTGGAAGATCGCCGCGCCGTACGCTCCCACGCCCAGGGCCATCATCATGTAGCCGAGCTGGCTCACAGTTGAATAGGCCAGCACGCGCTTGATGTCGTTGGCAACGAGGCCCATGGACGCCGCGAACACGGCAGTGAATCCGCCGATAATCGCAACGACCTGCATGGCGCTTTTGGACGCCTCGAAGAACTCGAAGAAGCGGCCGACCAGGAATACGCCTGCCGCCACCATGGTCGCTGCGTGGATGAGCGAGCTGACGGGCGTGGGACCCTCCATCGCGTCTGGCAGCCACGTGTGCAGAGGGAACTGGCCGGACTTGCCTACAGCCCCCATGAAGAAGCCGAGCGCCACCCACGTGCTTACGCTCGTCGCCAGCAGGCCGCCCTTGGCGGCCTCGTTGATGTCGTGAATGTTCAGGACGTTCATCCCGTTCACCGAGAAGACGTCCACCTGGGTGAACAGGTACAGGATGCCGAGCAGGAACCCGAAGTCGCCGAGACGAGTGACCAGGAAGGCCTTCTTCGCGGCCGCTGCAGCAGAAGGCTGGTGGTACCAGAAGCCGATCAGCAGGAAGGAACAGAGGCCAACAAGCTCCCAGAAGAAGAAGACCTGGATGATGTTGTCCGCAATCACCAGGCCGACCATTGACGCCGTGAAGAGCGACATGTAGGCGAAGTACCGGGCATAGCCGGGATCGCCCTTCATGTAGCCGGTGGAGTATATCTGCACGAGGAAGGAGACGCCCGTCACCACCACGAGCATGATGGCGGTCAGCGAGTCCAGGAGGATGCCAACCTCCAGGTTGAACGCGCCGATCTCCAGCCAGGGGTGGGGGTCGAACGGCAGCGCGGCGCCGTCATTGTCCACAACGCTCTTTAGCGCCCACAGGGACAGGCCGAACGCAACGCCGATAGCAAGAATAGTGACATACCCCGCCACCTGCGAATAGCGGTTGAAGAACGGCCGCACAATCAGGCCGTTCACGAGGAACGCGGCCAGCGGCAGGAGGAAGATAAGCAATGCGGCTGATTCGGGTATCATAGCTTCCTCAAAATCTCATCTGCGACGTGCTCGCGCCCCTTGGGCACGAAGATGCGGAACGGGACGCGCTCACCCCAGTTCAAGATGTCCCCTTCCGGCATTATCTTCGTAGGCAAGCCCTCGCCTTCGAGCGTGTTCTTCCACATCTCGGCGACCATGAGGTTGGGGGCTTTGCGGTATTCAATCCACATACTATGCCCTCTTAGTGCCTCATCCGGTTGGCGTCGGTGACGAACACCGTTTCGCGTTTGCGGAAGATCGCGATCAGAATCGCGACGCCCAGCGCCACCTCGGCGGCGGCGACTGTGATGATGAATATCGTGAAAATCTGGCCGGTCAGGAGCGTCCGAGCCACGTCCTCTGTCGGGATGGCCACGCCGGAAATGCCGCCGGGGACGATGTACCGCGACAGCGCAACGGCTGTGATGTTCACGGCATTGAACATGATCTCAAGGCTCATGAGCACCGTCACGGCATTGCGCTTGGTTAGCGCGCCGTACAGCCCAATGGCGAAGAGGACCGCCCCGACGATCAGGAAGCTCTGAAGTCCCATCTTCTCACCGCTCCCTGACGAGCGCGATCGCGCCGACTACAGCGGCCAGGAGGAGCACCGAGGCCACTTCAAATGCAAGAACGTAGTCGCGGAGCAGCAGCCCAGCAAGCTCCGGCACAGAGTTCGCGTATACCCCGTCGATTGCTGCGCCCGTCTCAGCCGAAATTCCCGCCGCGCCGGAAAGCTCATTCCACTCCGTCTGGGTGACGACGTAAGCCGTAGCGGCGAAGAAGAGAAGCACAAGCGCGAGCGCAGGCACCCTGAGGCGGTTGTAGGGGTTCCCCTGCTCCACGTCGCGCGTCATCATGATCGCGAAAAGCAGGAGCACAGCAATTGCGCCCACGTAGATGAGCACCTGCACCACCGCCAGGAACTCGGCGCGGAGCAGGACGAACATGCCTGCCACCGCGGCGAAAGAGGCGACCAGGAACAGGCCTGCCCTGAACAGGTCCCGGGTCTGCACGACAGCTATCGCGGAAATGATGCACGATATCGCGATCACCCAGAAAGCGATATCGATAATGATGTTCGATTCGACGCCTGAGCCGAGGGTCATAGTCTCTTGGCCCACTTCACTTCTTGCTTTTGCTCGCTGGGCTTTTCGTGCCGGCCCACATCTACGTACGTGGCTTCCTTGCCGGAGTGCGGGTTGTAGTCCTTCGCCTCGAGCTGCGGGCGGAACCAGTTGCTCGGCCGCTTGGGCTGTGTCCTCAGCCGGTTAACATCGATAACGAGGCCCGAGCGCGTGTACCTGCCCTCCTCGAAGCCGCTGCCCATGTGCAGCGCGTCGTACGGGCACGCCTCAACGCACAGGCCGCAAAACATGCAGCGGCCGATATCAATGTCGAAAACCTCAATCGCGTACTTCTCGCCCTCCTGAACGAACCTGCCGCTAGGATCGGTCACGATTCGGATGATGCCCAGCGGGCAGTACTTTGCGCAGCTTGCGCAGCCCGTACAGCGCTGCTCGTACCACGTGAACTCCTCGCCCCGAAAGCGCGGGTGCTGGGGCCAGCGGTCAGGCACCCATTCGAGCCCTATCGCAGACCTGACGGCCTTCGCGGGATTCTTTGCCGCGTAAGAGATTACGTTAGTGCTTGATGCCTTTGCAAGCTCAAACACGCTTATGCGGCGGTTGGGGTACTGGTGAGTCGTGAACATGCGGCCGGGCGTCACCGCGTTCTTGAGTGTGACTGCCAGCCCTTTGAATAGTCCAAGTCCGTACATGCTAGTCGGCCTCCGCGGCCATTCGGGCGAGAGGCGACGGCACCGGGACCGTGCGGTCGCGCTTCTGGCCTGACAGGTTGCCAATTACGTATATCGCAACGAAGGTGACAGGGATGTTAATCAGCGCCATGATGGCCTGGTCGCCCAGTGTGAGCGCTCCCACAGCGTCCTGAAGCACAAAGTACTCCACGGTAACGAGCGCCAGGTTGATCATGGAGAGCGGGAACAGGCCCTTCCAGGAGAAGGTCATGATCTGGTCTACCCGCAGGCGCGGCCACGTGGAGCGCGTCCACACGATAACGAACGCGAAGGCTACCACCTTGAGCACGAACCACCACGGGCCGGAAATGATCGGCCCCTTTGTGCCGCCCAGGAAGAGCACGGTCACAATCGCGCCGTTGGCCAGCGGGGCCATGAACTCCGCAAGCTGGAAGAGCGCGAACTTCATCCCGCTGTACTCTGTGTTGTACCCGGAACCGAGCTCCGATTCGGCCTCTATCATGTCGAACGGCGCGCGGCTCATCTCTGCGAGTGTGGCGGTGAAGAAGACGAAGAAGCCGAGCGGCATCACCAGGATGTAAGGCAGGTGCTGCCCCTGTACGATCCCGAGGGTAGACATGGTGCCGGAAAGGAGGACAACCGCCACGAGGCTCATCGCCATCGGCACTTCGTAGCTCACGAGCATCGCCACGCCGCGCATTGCGCCGAAGAGCGCGTACTTGTTGCGGGAGGCCCAGCCGGCCATGAAGACGCCGATAATGTGCATGCCGGTGACGGCGATGATGAAGACCAGCGCCACGTTCAGCGTGCCGAGGAACGACCCGTCGCCCAGCGGCAGCACCGAGACTGCGACCAGCACCGGGACCAGGAATACCACTGGGGAGATTGTGAAGACGATCTTGTCGGCCACGGTGGGCGCGATGTCTTCCTTCAGGATGAGCTTGATAATATCCGCGAAGGGCTGGAACATGCCGAACGG
Proteins encoded in this region:
- a CDS encoding NADH-quinone oxidoreductase subunit L; this translates as MTLGSGVESNIIIDIAFWVIAISCIISAIAVVQTRDLFRAGLFLVASFAAVAGMFVLLRAEFLAVVQVLIYVGAIAVLLLFAIMMTRDVEQGNPYNRLRVPALALVLLFFAATAYVVTQTEWNELSGAAGISAETGAAIDGVYANSVPELAGLLLRDYVLAFEVASVLLLAAVVGAIALVRER
- a CDS encoding 4Fe-4S dicluster domain-containing protein; translated protein: MYGLGLFKGLAVTLKNAVTPGRMFTTHQYPNRRISVFELAKASSTNVISYAAKNPAKAVRSAIGLEWVPDRWPQHPRFRGEEFTWYEQRCTGCASCAKYCPLGIIRIVTDPSGRFVQEGEKYAIEVFDIDIGRCMFCGLCVEACPYDALHMGSGFEEGRYTRSGLVIDVNRLRTQPKRPSNWFRPQLEAKDYNPHSGKEATYVDVGRHEKPSEQKQEVKWAKRL
- the nuoL gene encoding NADH-quinone oxidoreductase subunit L gives rise to the protein MIPESAALLIFLLPLAAFLVNGLIVRPFFNRYSQVAGYVTILAIGVAFGLSLWALKSVVDNDGAALPFDPHPWLEIGAFNLEVGILLDSLTAIMLVVVTGVSFLVQIYSTGYMKGDPGYARYFAYMSLFTASMVGLVIADNIIQVFFFWELVGLCSFLLIGFWYHQPSAAAAAKKAFLVTRLGDFGFLLGILYLFTQVDVFSVNGMNVLNIHDINEAAKGGLLATSVSTWVALGFFMGAVGKSGQFPLHTWLPDAMEGPTPVSSLIHAATMVAAGVFLVGRFFEFFEASKSAMQVVAIIGGFTAVFAASMGLVANDIKRVLAYSTVSQLGYMMMALGVGAYGAAIFHLFTHAFFKCLLFQGSGSVNHAAGTFDMRFMGGLRKHMPWTYITFLIGSLSLAGIAPLSGFWSKDEILSHSLGHFVFYLGLAAAFMTAFYMFRALFLTFHGEFRGGADAEKKVHAHAAPSAGHAAGHTDDAHGKADEHQEHHVHLAESPISMVAPMIVLAVLAVGIGYLVNPVWSDIGPIPKHWFSHFLHAETEDFNYMVAGISTAVAVAGIALAYVMYMKKALSPSKLASTFRPVYTVLLNKYYFDTLYEDIIVRKLFYRGLVNALDWTDKNVVDGTVRFIDKVGRNAGGLIGHVQTGQLQGYGLVISVGVLAMLGIYLATYFW
- the nuoH gene encoding NADH-quinone oxidoreductase subunit NuoH, encoding MSFRNLYDIADRFLPESLDWMAYLVAGGILAFVVINAMVMSTAAYTLFERRLIGRFQSRLGPNRWGPFGMFQPFADIIKLILKEDIAPTVADKIVFTISPVVFLVPVLVAVSVLPLGDGSFLGTLNVALVFIIAVTGMHIIGVFMAGWASRNKYALFGAMRGVAMLVSYEVPMAMSLVAVVLLSGTMSTLGIVQGQHLPYILVMPLGFFVFFTATLAEMSRAPFDMIEAESELGSGYNTEYSGMKFALFQLAEFMAPLANGAIVTVLFLGGTKGPIISGPWWFVLKVVAFAFVIVWTRSTWPRLRVDQIMTFSWKGLFPLSMINLALVTVEYFVLQDAVGALTLGDQAIMALINIPVTFVAIYVIGNLSGQKRDRTVPVPSPLARMAAEAD
- the nuoK gene encoding NADH-quinone oxidoreductase subunit NuoK, translated to MGLQSFLIVGAVLFAIGLYGALTKRNAVTVLMSLEIMFNAVNITAVALSRYIVPGGISGVAIPTEDVARTLLTGQIFTIFIITVAAAEVALGVAILIAIFRKRETVFVTDANRMRH